From the Malassezia vespertilionis chromosome 5, complete sequence genome, the window GGCCAGATATTCTTGTTCAGCCTCCGTTCCTGGACGCGGAAAAAAGGCCGATAGGTTGCGGGTATGTATATTGGAAAACCGGCGCGAGTGATCGCGCTTCTCTGCTGCAGAGACTTGCCGAGAGGTAGAGGGCATGTGCATTGCATGTTGTTGCGTATCGTGTAATGGATGCTCTTCAACAATAGTAACCATCGACGACTTCCCTGTCTCTACCTGACTTGGAGTCGATAGCGTCATCCAGTACGACGACCCAAGTTAGTGGTGTGGTATGCAGTGTTGCTGTGAGAATAGATAGTGAGTAACTTAATTCCCCGCTTGCTAAGCAACTGCAGGTGATTGCATGAGGACCGACAGGGTACCTGTGAAGAGACTGCGCACGACGGTTGCATGTTGGCACGCCGAGTATGGCGTGTTGGCATGGGGAAGAAAGCATTAACATGATGCTGCGTGTGCCGGCCGTACGGAATGCGGCCGGCGAACGCGCGAACGCTTTTGGCTACACGACAAGCATGATATTGTACGCAAGCAAATTGCGCGTATCGGACGATGCATAGCTAAATCGGCTATATAACTGCCACGCTGTATCACACACAATACGCTATACGCCCGTGCCAAACATCCATTGTGGACCATGCCGCCGCGAGCGACCCCGCCATGGTCCGTCCTTAGTCACGTGCTTCAACATCGACGCTGCAGgggcgtgtgcgcgccaaTTTGCTCCTGCGATGGCCCCAAGGAGTGTGCATGCGCTTGGTCTGACCAATTCCAAACCACACAGCTCCAATTCTGCACGAAGGACAGGGAAGAAGGCTGTACAACAAGCACAAATTACTGAAAAGGCCGCGCAAGCtgagcggcggcggcagcaaGCCGAGAAGCGTGTCGAGCGAGTCTACCCAGCAGCGCTTTTGCAATGCGCCGAAGGACGTCCTACGCTGGACTGCGATAGTGCGTTCTACGATAATTTATGGAACGAGACCAAGAAGGTCATGGCACACGAGCCCAGTACGTATATGCGCCTACTGACAAGAGTCCATGCAGAGCATTTGAATCGTATTGAGCAGATGTTGCGAGTGTTCGATTTGAATCCCAAGTACGGCCCATGCTCGGGCCTCACACGCCTTGAGCGCTGGAAGCGTGCCGAAGAGCTTGGAGAGGAACCACCGAGCGAGTTAGCGGTCATTTTGAATACGCGCCAAGGCGTGCTGGACCTGCGATACAGCATTGTCGACCAAGTCGACGACTGTGACACGCCCCAGTCGCAAGCATTCTCGTAAAGCGCAATTTTTAGTATATTGTAGATAGCTATGCATTCTTTTCAAACAAAACACTGCGCGGAAGGCGGAAGCTCAGGCAGTACATGTCTTTGCTAGGCGCGACGGAACGGACCAGGTGCAGTGACAAATCCGGCGTGCCTGGCTTGTCATTGAGCGGCGGCGTCAGGCACTCAGCCCCGTTTAGACCAAGCAccttgctcgcgcgcgcacagatATCCTGGCCTGCATTTTCCACGTCCTTGGTAAAGCAATGGACATGCACCATGGGCAGCGGCTCCACAAGGTCGCCCTGCGCTACATCTtcgagccgcgcatgtAATTCAGCGGTCAATGCGTCGTGCCCGACGGAGTCTCCCAAGCGCGTATAGA encodes:
- a CDS encoding uncharacterized protein (EggNog:ENOG503P7PZ; COG:S): MAPRSVHALGLTNSKPHSSNSARRTGKKAVQQAQITEKAAQAERRRQQAEKRVERVYPAALLQCAEGRPTLDCDSAFYDNLWNETKKVMAHEPIHAEHLNRIEQMLRVFDLNPKYGPCSGLTRLERWKRAEELGEEPPSELAVILNTRQGVLDLRYSIVDQVDDCDTPQSQAFS